The Peribacillus sp. FSL P2-0133 genome has a segment encoding these proteins:
- a CDS encoding SDR family NAD(P)-dependent oxidoreductase, which produces MSLKGKVIVITGAGSGIGKETAFKLAEQGAIVVAADYNDVAAKETAESIQQKGGMASFVKVDVAKAEEVEAMVEAAVANHGTIDGIFNNAGIGLVKPFLEMDPESYHRVVDVDQHGVYYGMYYAARKMVELGVTGATIVNTASIFGTMVSIGSFNYHAAKAAVIAMTKSGAIELAQYGIRVVGVAPGFIETPIIGDDQEFLDSLAQLHMRKKLIQPEKVAEVVTFLFSEKADAINGQVIPVDDGFLSFKG; this is translated from the coding sequence ATGAGTTTAAAAGGAAAAGTCATAGTAATTACAGGAGCAGGCAGCGGAATTGGAAAGGAAACGGCATTTAAATTAGCTGAACAGGGAGCTATTGTCGTAGCGGCTGATTACAATGATGTTGCTGCTAAAGAAACGGCTGAATCTATTCAACAAAAGGGAGGCATGGCTTCTTTTGTGAAAGTGGATGTAGCTAAAGCGGAAGAAGTGGAAGCGATGGTAGAAGCTGCAGTTGCCAATCATGGCACCATCGACGGAATTTTCAACAACGCTGGAATTGGACTAGTAAAACCATTTTTAGAGATGGATCCAGAGTCTTATCACAGAGTCGTTGATGTTGATCAACACGGCGTTTATTATGGCATGTATTATGCAGCAAGGAAGATGGTGGAGCTTGGGGTAACAGGCGCAACGATTGTTAATACAGCTTCAATATTTGGGACGATGGTTTCAATTGGCAGCTTTAATTACCATGCTGCAAAAGCTGCAGTCATCGCCATGACTAAATCAGGAGCAATTGAACTTGCGCAATATGGGATTCGTGTTGTCGGTGTGGCACCAGGTTTTATTGAAACGCCGATCATTGGTGATGATCAAGAGTTCCTGGACAGTTTGGCACAACTTCATATGAGGAAAAAATTGATTCAGCCAGAAAAAGTTGCTGAAGTTGTAACGTTCCTGTTTTCTGAAAAAGCGGATGCCATTAATGGACAAGTCATTCCTGTTGATGATGGATTCTTAAGCTTTAAGGGGTAA
- a CDS encoding GntR family transcriptional regulator has translation MFGNTSNLTDGIYFGESLPQQIAKHILKKIIEGEIEAGEKIVEEDISKELNTSRAPVREALYLLQVDGIVERIPRRGTIVKPFSQKEIIEYNDVTIGLIQMGIEFSQGRWHEENKQSLRKHLESATDECKKSNVIEYQKKAEQIFRYILSIANNKALSRFFEEAGHILMVFAQSQWNTETMENFHLRLKMSIEAIIEEDFVKAKNEIHEALNRGVM, from the coding sequence ATGTTTGGAAATACTTCCAATTTGACAGATGGCATTTATTTTGGAGAATCGTTACCACAACAAATCGCTAAACACATTTTAAAAAAAATCATTGAAGGGGAAATAGAAGCTGGAGAGAAAATCGTCGAAGAAGACATTTCCAAAGAATTGAATACGAGCCGTGCACCAGTACGCGAAGCCCTTTATCTATTGCAGGTTGACGGTATTGTTGAGAGGATACCAAGACGGGGAACGATCGTCAAGCCATTTTCACAAAAGGAAATCATTGAATATAATGATGTTACGATCGGGCTGATCCAGATGGGCATTGAATTTTCCCAAGGGAGATGGCACGAAGAAAATAAGCAATCATTACGAAAGCATTTGGAAAGTGCAACGGATGAGTGTAAGAAAAGTAATGTAATTGAGTATCAAAAAAAAGCTGAACAGATATTTCGATATATTCTTTCAATCGCTAATAACAAAGCATTATCCAGATTTTTTGAGGAAGCCGGTCATATCCTCATGGTTTTTGCCCAAAGTCAATGGAATACAGAAACGATGGAAAATTTCCATTTAAGATTAAAAATGTCTATTGAGGCCATTATCGAAGAGGATTTCGTTAAGGCAAAAAATGAAATTCATGAAGCTCTGAATCGTGGAGTGATGTAG
- a CDS encoding histidine kinase N-terminal 7TM domain-containing protein — protein MPRELLLYILVVIMAGVLSFFLCLFAQLRIKDAPGAKPYILVTLLSSIFTFSYAFELSSTSLEQIIFWLRVEYLALPFIPVFLLLMCIEYIGQRIKKVWQYALFIIPFITIFLHYTNDLHHLYYKSMELRSDSPFPIIKLVGGPWFYVQSLFLFLCVMISIIILLKQVKKSSFRFRMQISMMVAGLLIPIMANYYYINGLSSYGIDLGPVSMSITFIFHGAALLTFQMFNVAPIARETVFESMKEGVIVLNQQGLIVDYNHGMRKVIPMLDEHSIGKSITSVLNGNHHLSEIIELKQDSDFNCSLNGKLVHYHIGFSPVLNKSNLPIGQIITFANVTERVLMLEKLKQLASLDGLTQILNRTFFINESEMLFDALSMEGGSVSVIMFDIDHFKDVNDTFGHEAGDAVITLVANTAKEHIREGDLLGRYGGEEFIICLPDTALATAYELADIIREKVSESITVVNEEKISVSCSFGVTHVLIKAGDRSQSIKTLMPRADQALYAAKKNGRNCVKIIA, from the coding sequence TTGCCACGGGAATTATTGTTATACATACTCGTAGTTATAATGGCAGGTGTTTTAAGCTTTTTCCTGTGTTTATTTGCACAGTTAAGGATCAAGGATGCACCTGGAGCAAAACCCTATATTCTCGTGACATTATTGTCTTCCATTTTTACTTTTTCCTATGCTTTCGAACTTTCCAGTACATCTTTGGAACAAATCATATTCTGGTTAAGGGTCGAGTACTTGGCCTTACCATTCATCCCAGTATTCCTTTTGTTGATGTGCATTGAATATATAGGGCAGAGAATTAAGAAGGTTTGGCAATATGCGCTCTTCATCATTCCGTTCATCACCATCTTCTTGCATTATACAAATGACCTTCATCACTTGTATTACAAATCAATGGAATTGAGAAGCGATAGTCCTTTTCCAATTATAAAATTGGTGGGGGGCCCTTGGTTTTACGTCCAATCCCTATTTCTTTTTTTATGTGTCATGATAAGTATAATCATATTGCTAAAGCAGGTGAAAAAATCCTCATTCAGATTCAGGATGCAAATATCAATGATGGTGGCAGGTCTTCTTATTCCTATAATGGCAAATTACTATTATATTAATGGATTAAGCTCATATGGTATCGATCTTGGTCCTGTATCCATGAGTATCACGTTTATCTTTCATGGTGCGGCACTTTTGACTTTTCAAATGTTCAATGTAGCCCCGATCGCTCGGGAAACTGTCTTTGAAAGTATGAAAGAGGGTGTCATCGTTTTAAATCAACAGGGTTTGATTGTTGACTATAACCATGGAATGCGCAAAGTCATACCCATGTTGGATGAACATTCCATAGGTAAATCGATTACAAGTGTGCTAAATGGGAATCATCATCTTAGCGAAATAATCGAACTTAAGCAAGACAGTGATTTTAATTGCAGCCTAAATGGTAAATTGGTTCATTACCATATTGGTTTTTCACCCGTGCTCAACAAAAGTAACCTGCCTATCGGACAGATCATCACCTTCGCCAACGTAACTGAAAGAGTGCTTATGCTGGAAAAGTTGAAACAACTGGCCAGCTTGGATGGATTAACCCAAATATTGAATAGAACATTTTTCATTAATGAATCGGAAATGTTATTCGATGCTCTAAGCATGGAAGGCGGCAGTGTTTCAGTCATCATGTTCGATATCGATCATTTCAAAGATGTAAATGATACTTTTGGACATGAAGCAGGGGATGCGGTCATAACGCTTGTTGCAAATACTGCAAAGGAACACATTCGGGAAGGAGATTTATTGGGGCGTTATGGCGGTGAAGAATTTATCATATGTTTGCCGGACACCGCTTTAGCCACTGCATATGAGTTGGCCGATATTATAAGGGAAAAGGTATCTGAAAGCATTACAGTTGTTAATGAAGAAAAGATTTCCGTTTCCTGTAGTTTCGGGGTGACTCATGTCTTAATTAAAGCTGGTGACCGAAGCCAATCCATCAAAACATTGATGCCACGGGCCGACCAAGCCTTATATGCCGCAAAGAAGAATGGACGAAATTGTGTAAAGATCATCGCCTAA
- a CDS encoding DUF4021 domain-containing protein, whose amino-acid sequence MDRKNDKEEILDDKKKKNRNEFGADPDEQEMNGLYGMLETEYEDKLHDKEK is encoded by the coding sequence ATGGATAGGAAGAATGATAAAGAAGAAATCCTTGATGATAAAAAGAAAAAAAATAGAAATGAGTTTGGGGCAGATCCTGATGAACAAGAAATGAATGGTCTGTATGGTATGTTGGAAACTGAATATGAAGATAAGCTTCATGATAAAGAAAAATAA
- a CDS encoding DUF2935 domain-containing protein, with protein sequence MNEFLEKTARFEHRFWLQILGDHGRFIHESLAPVEVENIEIASEFIRIFDTLLGKANSEEISQLTAMAEEEALRFREFKLSLLKEHLVGKIKIHLSPSFINHMVNELEEYLRLLKYFNSNQMPPVFHELHHHLLWLLDAAGHAGAISSNMDEVEKRLKEKSDQYKKHFNDFYLKAVEMAGYLRTNLSTFPALEKLNQDVTLEIKFFQHFLLELEELDLSAQALGTFSPLMADHMWREECYYLTKLAESTDTEKPNCDPAKPRLVE encoded by the coding sequence ATGAACGAGTTTTTGGAAAAAACAGCAAGATTTGAGCATCGGTTTTGGCTGCAAATCTTAGGAGACCATGGCAGGTTCATCCATGAGTCTTTAGCTCCGGTTGAAGTGGAAAACATTGAAATTGCCTCAGAATTCATTCGAATTTTTGATACTCTCCTTGGTAAAGCCAATTCAGAAGAGATTTCGCAACTAACTGCCATGGCAGAAGAAGAGGCATTAAGGTTTCGAGAGTTTAAGCTATCCCTACTTAAAGAACATCTGGTAGGTAAAATAAAAATACATCTTTCACCTTCATTCATTAATCATATGGTGAACGAATTAGAAGAATATTTAAGATTATTGAAATACTTCAATTCAAATCAAATGCCGCCTGTTTTCCATGAACTTCATCATCATTTGCTTTGGCTGTTAGATGCAGCTGGGCATGCAGGTGCAATATCATCCAATATGGATGAAGTTGAAAAAAGATTAAAGGAGAAAAGTGACCAATATAAAAAACATTTTAATGATTTTTATTTAAAAGCTGTTGAAATGGCTGGATATTTACGAACCAATCTGTCAACATTCCCAGCATTGGAAAAATTGAATCAGGACGTTACTTTGGAAATTAAATTCTTTCAGCACTTTCTGCTTGAATTGGAGGAGCTTGACCTCAGTGCGCAGGCTCTTGGAACGTTTTCACCATTAATGGCAGATCATATGTGGCGTGAAGAATGTTATTATTTAACGAAACTCGCTGAATCGACAGACACAGAAAAGCCAAACTGCGATCCAGCGAAACCTAGGCTAGTGGAATAA
- a CDS encoding DUF402 domain-containing protein: protein MDNIFTPALQRGDEIIERKIRYDSLVVEYNCLLLKAQNQHVVLFHEIMDSFTMKAGPIKLTIPIGSYTIAHYWKDRPYNLYIWRDNQGNYLGSYFNIVRNTYMEDKLVSFEDLIIDILVLPGGAHFILDEEELPVPLEHYESGSVKQALNSLLDSIDILLSQTISESEKLYKHKDLLPWLNNK, encoded by the coding sequence ATGGACAATATATTTACACCAGCACTACAGCGTGGCGATGAAATAATAGAAAGAAAAATCCGCTATGACTCCTTAGTTGTGGAATATAACTGTTTGCTGTTAAAAGCACAAAATCAACATGTCGTGCTTTTTCATGAAATCATGGATTCTTTCACGATGAAAGCGGGTCCTATAAAACTAACCATTCCTATAGGCAGTTATACGATTGCTCATTATTGGAAAGACCGTCCTTATAATTTATACATTTGGAGAGATAACCAAGGGAATTATTTAGGATCCTATTTTAATATTGTAAGGAATACATATATGGAGGATAAGTTGGTTTCCTTTGAGGATTTGATCATTGATATCTTGGTGCTTCCGGGTGGGGCACATTTTATTTTAGACGAGGAAGAGTTACCTGTGCCCTTAGAGCACTATGAGAGTGGTTCTGTTAAACAAGCCCTAAACTCTTTACTTGATTCCATTGATATTCTTCTTTCACAAACCATTTCAGAATCCGAGAAACTCTATAAACATAAAGACCTCCTTCCATGGTTGAACAACAAATGA
- a CDS encoding glucose 1-dehydrogenase: protein MSKRFDGKVVIITGAGSGLGQAAALEMAKEGAKLSLVDLNDASLEATKKLIFEIAPNSDVLLITADVSNEEAVKNYVDQTVSKYGRVDGFYNNAGIEGKQAPTAEYDSNVFNKVTDININGVFYGMKYILPIMKEQGSGAVVNVASVGGIRAVLNQAAYVASKHAVAGLTKTAAIEYGQYGISINAIAPGVILTAMVEGSFRQIGGENWEEAMADFVSVNPKKRFGKPEEVGRLVAFLLSGESEFINGVVIPIDGGQSSQY from the coding sequence ATGAGCAAACGATTCGATGGCAAAGTAGTAATCATTACAGGTGCAGGATCAGGTTTAGGACAAGCAGCCGCATTGGAAATGGCTAAAGAAGGAGCTAAACTTTCATTAGTTGATTTAAACGATGCATCTTTGGAAGCAACAAAAAAATTAATCTTTGAAATTGCACCAAATTCAGATGTGCTTCTGATCACTGCAGATGTTTCGAATGAAGAAGCAGTAAAGAACTATGTAGACCAAACAGTCAGCAAATATGGTAGAGTCGATGGTTTTTATAATAATGCGGGTATCGAAGGTAAACAGGCACCAACGGCTGAATACGATAGCAACGTTTTCAACAAAGTAACAGACATCAATATTAATGGTGTATTTTATGGCATGAAATACATCCTGCCAATCATGAAAGAACAAGGATCAGGGGCAGTGGTGAACGTTGCTTCTGTAGGCGGAATTCGTGCTGTGCTTAACCAAGCTGCGTACGTTGCAAGTAAACATGCTGTAGCAGGATTAACAAAAACAGCCGCCATAGAGTATGGTCAATACGGAATCAGCATAAATGCCATTGCACCAGGAGTAATCTTAACAGCGATGGTAGAAGGTTCATTCAGGCAAATAGGCGGGGAGAATTGGGAAGAAGCAATGGCGGATTTCGTCAGTGTGAATCCTAAAAAACGCTTTGGTAAACCTGAAGAAGTCGGCCGTTTAGTCGCTTTCTTATTATCAGGGGAATCAGAGTTCATCAATGGGGTAGTCATTCCGATTGATGGCGGACAATCATCACAATACTAA
- a CDS encoding methyltransferase domain-containing protein, whose protein sequence is MNHSYQDALAIIGIEGAHPGGFELTKQLLKNEEIDHTSIILDAGCGTGQTSSYLAKTFLCQVSALDNHPEMVKHAKKRFQQANLSIDLYKASIEELPFDNHSFDFIIAESTTAFTDIQKSLREFFRVLKLEGTLLSIDMTAETSLDSASKKEIMDFYNLRELLTQSEWLKAFQQNGFTDLKILRSSTVLEELMNSSALNSLVQPLNESLERVMDEHYRLILSYGNSLGYRVYRASKK, encoded by the coding sequence ATGAACCACTCATACCAAGACGCACTAGCCATAATTGGAATTGAAGGGGCACACCCTGGTGGATTTGAACTGACTAAGCAGCTCTTGAAAAATGAAGAAATCGATCATACGTCAATAATCCTTGATGCCGGATGCGGGACTGGGCAAACCTCATCTTACTTGGCAAAAACGTTTCTTTGCCAAGTATCCGCGCTTGATAATCACCCAGAGATGGTGAAACATGCAAAAAAAAGATTCCAACAAGCTAACTTAAGCATTGACCTATATAAGGCTTCAATAGAAGAACTGCCTTTTGACAATCATTCTTTTGACTTTATCATAGCCGAATCAACGACTGCATTCACGGATATACAAAAATCGCTCCGTGAATTTTTCAGGGTCCTTAAACTAGAAGGAACTTTGTTATCCATTGATATGACAGCAGAAACCAGCCTTGATTCTGCCTCAAAAAAAGAAATCATGGACTTTTATAATTTAAGAGAATTATTGACGCAATCCGAATGGTTAAAGGCCTTCCAACAAAACGGATTTACAGATTTAAAAATCTTGAGATCGAGTACCGTCTTAGAGGAATTAATGAATTCTTCAGCATTAAATAGCCTCGTTCAGCCATTGAATGAATCCTTGGAACGAGTCATGGACGAACATTACCGCCTCATTCTATCTTATGGAAACAGCCTCGGATATAGAGTATACAGAGCAAGTAAAAAGTAG
- a CDS encoding glucose 1-dehydrogenase, with protein MQAFDFTEKVAIVTGGGGGIGRAASITLSEYGAKVVVVDLSEEAGMLTVNEIKEKGGEAKFVKADVTNEDDIKNYVQKTIDSYGKIDIFLNNAGWEGKIMPLVDYPTEVFDQLMSINVRGVFLGLKHVLPYMIEQKSGAVVNTASGAGLLATPNMVAYGASKHAVLGMTKTAGVEVAPHGVRVNAVCPGVVNTAMMRSIESGFGQGDSAAAETARKQLEATTPDGRYAEPQEIANLMMYLVSDLSSHITGQELVIDGGAILI; from the coding sequence ATGCAAGCATTTGATTTTACAGAAAAAGTAGCAATTGTTACCGGTGGCGGCGGGGGTATCGGCCGGGCAGCTTCTATTACACTTTCAGAGTATGGAGCCAAAGTGGTTGTTGTAGACCTTTCTGAAGAGGCTGGCATGTTAACGGTTAATGAAATCAAAGAAAAAGGCGGCGAAGCGAAGTTTGTTAAAGCCGATGTTACAAATGAAGACGATATAAAAAATTATGTTCAAAAAACGATAGATTCTTATGGGAAAATCGATATTTTCCTGAATAATGCAGGGTGGGAAGGCAAAATCATGCCACTTGTCGATTATCCTACTGAAGTTTTCGATCAATTAATGTCAATAAATGTACGCGGCGTTTTCTTGGGTTTGAAACATGTATTGCCCTATATGATTGAACAAAAAAGCGGGGCGGTCGTGAATACAGCTTCAGGAGCTGGCTTACTCGCAACGCCAAACATGGTGGCGTATGGTGCAAGTAAACATGCGGTTCTTGGAATGACGAAAACTGCTGGTGTCGAAGTTGCTCCCCATGGTGTACGGGTGAATGCCGTCTGCCCAGGTGTCGTCAACACGGCTATGATGCGGTCGATTGAAAGCGGATTTGGTCAAGGTGATTCCGCGGCAGCTGAAACGGCTAGAAAACAGTTGGAAGCAACGACTCCGGATGGTCGGTATGCTGAGCCGCAGGAAATTGCAAATCTAATGATGTACTTAGTATCAGATCTTTCCAGCCACATTACGGGTCAAGAACTTGTAATTGACGGCGGGGCCATTTTAATCTGA
- a CDS encoding lysozyme family protein, with product MVKKKRKKSKNVFVIFILIFAFLLIKEIMRTPNSENVSTSVNTLDSFANVKKYSSLLRDELAKYGLEEHTSTLIALMQQESRGRGGDPMQASESAGLDPNTITDPTESIKYGVKHFKRINEYGNEKDVDFATIIQAYNMGIGYIDFVANKGGKHTEELAKKFSMLQVEKNPTLYDCGGDKENFRYPYCYGDYSYSAKVSKNIEELADSISAQADGE from the coding sequence ATTGTGAAGAAGAAACGTAAGAAATCAAAGAATGTTTTTGTCATTTTTATTCTCATTTTTGCATTTTTGCTAATAAAGGAGATCATGCGAACCCCCAATTCTGAAAATGTTTCCACATCAGTAAATACGCTTGATTCTTTTGCGAACGTGAAAAAGTATAGTTCACTTCTCAGAGACGAGTTGGCTAAATACGGGCTTGAGGAGCATACTTCGACATTGATTGCTTTGATGCAGCAGGAAAGCCGAGGACGGGGCGGTGACCCAATGCAGGCATCTGAGTCAGCGGGTCTTGATCCAAATACAATCACAGATCCAACGGAAAGCATTAAGTATGGAGTGAAACATTTTAAGAGAATCAATGAATACGGCAATGAAAAGGACGTGGATTTTGCCACGATCATTCAAGCATATAACATGGGAATTGGTTATATTGATTTCGTTGCGAATAAAGGGGGCAAGCATACTGAGGAGCTTGCGAAGAAGTTTTCCATGCTTCAGGTCGAAAAAAACCCTACCCTTTATGATTGCGGCGGAGACAAAGAGAATTTTCGATACCCATATTGCTACGGTGATTACTCGTACAGTGCCAAGGTATCTAAGAACATTGAGGAGCTTGCCGACAGTATATCGGCTCAAGCTGATGGTGAGTGA
- a CDS encoding SUMF1/EgtB/PvdO family nonheme iron enzyme yields MVKIPGGEIELRDDRIKSKWKAEIRPFLLARYPVTRDFYYDITNKSPNSFDRDLKPVVNISWNDAISFCNLLSRKAGLGECYSKNGENIVCDWESSGFRLPSEAEWQYACKAGTAGYRYGDLNKIAWYNENSGGIIHEVGTKEPNPWGLHDMLGNVWEWCWDLYDEQVYGTYRIFRGGSWAEDARGCGASCRRRSHPTFCIDDLGFRLARSF; encoded by the coding sequence ATGGTGAAAATTCCAGGGGGAGAAATAGAATTAAGGGACGACAGAATTAAAAGCAAATGGAAAGCTGAAATAAGACCATTCCTTCTTGCCCGTTATCCTGTTACTAGGGATTTCTACTATGATATTACAAATAAATCGCCTAATTCTTTTGATCGAGATTTAAAACCTGTTGTGAATATTTCTTGGAATGATGCAATTTCTTTTTGTAATCTACTTTCACGGAAAGCTGGACTGGGAGAGTGTTATTCTAAAAATGGTGAAAACATAGTTTGTGATTGGGAATCAAGCGGTTTTCGACTTCCTTCAGAAGCAGAGTGGCAATATGCATGTAAAGCTGGGACTGCTGGTTATAGATATGGTGATCTGAATAAGATTGCCTGGTATAACGAAAATTCAGGGGGCATAATCCATGAAGTAGGAACAAAGGAACCGAATCCATGGGGTTTGCATGATATGTTAGGGAATGTTTGGGAGTGGTGCTGGGATTTATATGATGAACAAGTGTACGGCACCTACCGTATTTTTCGAGGTGGTAGCTGGGCTGAGGATGCCAGGGGTTGTGGAGCTTCATGTCGTCGGCGCAGCCATCCGACATTTTGCATAGACGACCTAGGATTCCGTCTTGCCCGGTCTTTTTAA
- a CDS encoding VOC family protein, whose translation MKNKIQKITTNLWFDNQAEEAAKFYTSIFENSKIGRITRYGNEGNQIHGKQEGSVMTVEFELEGQAFVALNGGPQFKFTEAISFIINCDDQEDVDYYWEKLSEGGDEKAQVCGWLKDRFGVSWQIVPAELTEMVNDSNPEKSERVMKALLQMKKIDIKTLKQAYIG comes from the coding sequence ATGAAAAATAAAATTCAAAAAATCACAACCAACTTGTGGTTTGATAATCAAGCTGAAGAGGCGGCAAAGTTCTACACATCCATCTTCGAAAATTCTAAGATCGGTAGGATCACTCGCTATGGAAATGAAGGAAATCAAATCCACGGGAAGCAAGAGGGGTCAGTGATGACCGTGGAATTTGAATTGGAAGGACAAGCATTCGTAGCATTGAATGGCGGCCCTCAATTCAAATTCACAGAGGCAATATCATTTATCATCAATTGCGACGATCAAGAAGATGTCGATTATTATTGGGAAAAACTTTCCGAAGGCGGAGACGAAAAAGCGCAAGTGTGCGGTTGGCTGAAAGATCGATTTGGTGTGTCATGGCAAATTGTCCCTGCGGAACTAACCGAGATGGTAAACGACTCCAATCCTGAAAAATCGGAAAGAGTTATGAAAGCGCTGCTCCAAATGAAGAAAATTGACATTAAAACTTTAAAGCAGGCGTATATAGGATAG